One window of Alteromonas sp. LMIT006 genomic DNA carries:
- the yihA gene encoding ribosome biogenesis GTP-binding protein YihA/YsxC, with translation MSYYTKAKFLTSAPDIRHLDQSSGIEVAFAGRSNAGKSSALNTLTRQKNLARTSKTPGRTQMINVFELEEDKRLVDLPGYGFAKVPLAMKIKWQKALGEYLEKRECLKGLVVLMDIRHPLKDLDQDMIHWAVSAKIPVLCLLTKADKLKSGKRKAQLMMVREAALAFMGDVTVHAFSSLNRLGLPELEKTLNSWLDVAPIANKKPLAED, from the coding sequence ATGAGTTATTATACAAAAGCCAAGTTTTTAACCAGTGCACCTGACATTCGTCATTTAGACCAAAGTAGCGGTATTGAAGTTGCATTTGCCGGGCGTTCCAACGCTGGCAAATCCAGTGCATTAAACACGTTAACCAGACAAAAAAACCTGGCCAGGACCAGTAAAACTCCTGGTCGAACCCAAATGATCAATGTCTTTGAGCTAGAAGAAGACAAGCGTTTAGTAGACTTACCTGGGTATGGTTTTGCAAAAGTGCCACTGGCCATGAAAATCAAATGGCAAAAGGCGCTTGGCGAGTATCTAGAAAAACGAGAATGTCTAAAAGGGTTGGTGGTCTTAATGGATATCCGTCATCCACTCAAAGATCTAGATCAAGATATGATTCATTGGGCGGTTTCTGCCAAGATCCCGGTTCTGTGTTTATTGACTAAGGCCGATAAACTCAAATCCGGTAAACGCAAAGCTCAACTGATGATGGTTCGCGAGGCTGCTTTAGCGTTTATGGGGGATGTCACGGTTCATGCCTTTTCATCACTCAACCGTTTGGGCCTGCCTGAACTTGAAAAGACGTTGAATTCCTGGTTGGATGTCGCGCCAATAGCCAATAAAAAACCCCTAGCAGAAGACTAG
- a CDS encoding LysE family translocator, producing MPPIEMLIPFIVAAFLMNISPGPSNLYVMARSIAQGISGGIAATVGLAVGGLVHVVATVLGLSALFKYSPALYMAMKLLGAAYLVYLGIQYFLTKSVSDTIPSSEGHLAQKTRTNIFYESVIVEVSNPKTALFFLAFLPQFVVPEAGPIETQLLILGGIVVVTAIPCDLLVAFFSTRMTRWIKDNPKAQIIQNKVSGTILAGMGLFIAGEEVVNPSEQNVNP from the coding sequence ATGCCACCGATTGAAATGCTAATTCCATTTATTGTAGCTGCTTTTTTAATGAATATCTCACCAGGGCCATCCAATCTATATGTTATGGCACGCTCAATTGCTCAAGGTATTTCTGGTGGAATTGCTGCTACAGTTGGGCTTGCAGTCGGAGGTCTAGTGCATGTTGTGGCAACGGTTTTAGGTTTATCAGCCCTCTTTAAATACTCTCCAGCACTCTATATGGCAATGAAACTTCTAGGTGCTGCGTATTTGGTGTATCTCGGTATTCAATATTTTTTGACTAAATCTGTCAGTGACACTATTCCTTCTTCTGAAGGGCATTTAGCCCAAAAGACACGAACAAACATTTTTTACGAAAGTGTAATAGTAGAAGTCTCTAATCCAAAAACTGCCTTATTTTTTCTGGCCTTTTTGCCACAATTTGTGGTTCCTGAAGCCGGTCCAATTGAAACGCAATTGTTGATATTAGGAGGTATCGTCGTCGTTACTGCAATACCATGTGATTTGCTTGTTGCGTTTTTTTCTACAAGGATGACACGTTGGATCAAGGACAACCCAAAGGCTCAAATTATTCAAAACAAGGTATCTGGTACTATCTTAGCCGGCATGGGACTATTCATCGCAGGTGAAGAAGTGGTAAATCCATCCGAACAAAACGTTAATCCATAA
- a CDS encoding cytochrome c gives MKKLGLFFCLSLVSAFATANDAPVGDAEAGKAKTLVCAACHGTDGNSSIPMNPKLAGQHANYIVKQLQEFKLAMQTGGKEGRNNAIMGMQANVLSEQDMLDIAAYYQSQESKIGAAPEDVIPAGEALYRGGDAERKITACIACHGPRGNGMGLAGFPDISGQHADYTAAQLKMFRSGDRNNDMNAMMRDIAKKLTDEDIEILSQYLAGLY, from the coding sequence ATGAAAAAACTAGGTTTGTTCTTCTGTTTATCACTTGTTAGTGCTTTCGCAACCGCGAACGATGCACCGGTTGGTGATGCAGAAGCAGGGAAAGCAAAAACTCTTGTGTGTGCGGCTTGTCACGGTACCGATGGCAACAGTTCTATACCAATGAATCCAAAATTAGCAGGACAACATGCCAACTACATAGTGAAACAATTGCAAGAATTCAAACTTGCCATGCAAACAGGTGGCAAAGAAGGTCGTAATAATGCCATTATGGGTATGCAGGCTAACGTTCTATCTGAACAAGATATGTTAGACATTGCTGCGTATTACCAAAGTCAAGAAAGCAAGATCGGCGCGGCTCCTGAAGATGTCATTCCTGCTGGTGAAGCGTTATATCGCGGCGGTGACGCAGAACGCAAAATCACAGCTTGTATCGCTTGTCATGGTCCACGTGGTAACGGCATGGGCTTAGCTGGTTTCCCTGACATCAGTGGTCAACACGCTGATTACACCGCAGCCCAACTTAAAATGTTTCGTTCTGGCGATCGCAACAACGATATGAACGCCATGATGCGAGACATTGCTAAGAAGCTAACTGACGAAGATATTGAGATTCTATCTCAATACTTGGCTGGCTTATATTAA
- a CDS encoding TrkH family potassium uptake protein produces MQYQSIIRILGLLAALFSVTMLPPAFVSLFYQDGSGLPFVLAFFTCIITGLVFWYPNRHHKRDLRAKEGFLIVVLFWIVLGSFGAVPFALLEQPNMSLTDAFFESFSGLTTTGATVIEGIEFLPQSMQFYRQQLQWLGGMGIIVLAVAILPLLGVGGMQLYRAETPGPVKDTKMTPRIAETAKQLWFIYLGLTTACTVAYYMAGMDWFDAICHAFSTIAIGGFSTHDASLGYFNSPLINFVCVIFLWIAALNFALHFATVSGRSLKHYWRDPEFKAFFVIQFAVIAVCFLVLIQHSYYESAEIAFDQAMFQAVSISTTAGFATTDFSAWPVFLPLLLIFSSFIGGCAGSTGGGLKVIRVFLLYLQGKREVNRLIHPKAIYSVKLGQRAMPDRVIEAVWGFFAAYAIVFVVIMIALLGTGMDDITAFTATAATLNNLGPGLGQVASTYASVTDSGKWILVLAMLFGRLEIFSLLVLFSPTFWRS; encoded by the coding sequence ATGCAATATCAATCTATTATTCGCATTTTAGGTTTGCTCGCAGCCTTATTCAGTGTGACGATGTTGCCCCCTGCATTTGTATCCTTATTTTATCAAGATGGCTCAGGTTTACCCTTTGTCCTTGCTTTTTTCACTTGTATTATTACCGGCTTGGTGTTTTGGTATCCAAACCGTCATCACAAACGCGATTTGCGCGCCAAGGAAGGTTTTTTGATCGTGGTGTTGTTTTGGATCGTGTTAGGTAGTTTTGGTGCGGTGCCTTTTGCGTTGCTTGAACAGCCAAACATGTCACTCACGGATGCGTTTTTTGAATCCTTTTCCGGATTAACGACAACCGGTGCCACCGTGATTGAAGGCATCGAGTTTTTACCCCAATCGATGCAGTTTTATCGACAGCAACTACAGTGGCTAGGAGGTATGGGGATCATTGTATTGGCGGTCGCTATTTTGCCGCTTTTAGGTGTGGGTGGTATGCAGCTGTATCGCGCCGAAACCCCTGGACCGGTTAAAGACACCAAAATGACCCCGCGAATTGCCGAAACCGCCAAACAATTGTGGTTTATTTACCTAGGTTTAACGACGGCTTGTACCGTTGCGTATTATATGGCGGGAATGGACTGGTTTGATGCCATATGTCATGCGTTTTCCACTATCGCCATTGGTGGATTTTCTACTCATGATGCGAGTTTAGGATATTTTAACTCACCGCTGATTAATTTTGTGTGCGTGATATTTTTGTGGATCGCCGCGCTGAATTTTGCGCTTCACTTTGCCACGGTTTCAGGTCGTTCGCTCAAACACTACTGGCGTGATCCGGAGTTTAAAGCGTTCTTTGTCATTCAATTTGCTGTCATTGCGGTATGCTTCTTGGTGCTCATACAACACAGTTATTATGAGTCTGCCGAAATTGCTTTTGACCAAGCCATGTTCCAAGCTGTATCTATTAGTACCACGGCTGGGTTTGCGACAACGGATTTTTCGGCATGGCCGGTGTTTTTGCCTTTGTTATTGATATTTTCGAGTTTCATTGGTGGCTGCGCCGGTTCAACGGGTGGCGGCCTCAAAGTGATCCGTGTGTTTTTGCTCTACCTGCAGGGTAAGCGTGAGGTGAATCGCTTGATTCACCCCAAGGCCATTTATTCTGTCAAACTTGGCCAGCGGGCGATGCCTGATCGCGTGATTGAAGCGGTGTGGGGATTTTTTGCGGCCTATGCAATTGTGTTTGTGGTGATAATGATTGCATTACTTGGCACCGGGATGGATGACATTACTGCATTTACCGCTACAGCGGCGACGCTAAACAATTTGGGCCCAGGCTTAGGTCAAGTGGCAAGCACGTATGCAAGTGTGACCGATTCAGGTAAGTGGATCCTAGTTTTGGCCATGTTGTTCGGCCGCTTAGAGATATTCTCTTTATTGGTTCTGTTTTCTCCGACCTTCTGGCGCTCGTAA
- the glyS gene encoding glycine--tRNA ligase subunit beta: protein MLTNTLLVEIGTEELPPKALKNLGSSFAQHFAQAVSDADFTYSEIKWYAAPRRLAVQLFDLTEQQPDKVVEKRGPALSAAFDADGQPTKAALGWARGNGIDVSEAERLVTDKGEWLLHKAQVSGQPIAALIEDLVKQAVAKLPIPKPMRWGSSDVQFIRPAHTFTAMYGDKVLPATVLDITSGNTIQGHRFHGKSLFTLSHADAYQSECEAHYVYPDFAARCATIADGLDEQAASLGLRADYNQDLLEEIASLVEYPVVMQASFEARFLEVPKEALIYTMKDDQKYVPLLNEDGSLSNTFLFVSNIASSAPEHVIEGNQKVIRPRLADAEFFFNTDKKKSLADRLPELESILFQKQLGTMAEKVNRISQLAEFIASEIETNTVDAARAGLLSKTDLMSEMVMEFPDVQGVMGKYYALHDGESELVALAIEEQYLPRGAGDVIPSSDVSACVALADKLDTLAGIFGIGMLPKGDKDPFALRRAAIGVLRIITERNYALDISVLLDKAIALYGDKLSHANALQDATDFVIARFRAMYQDQGFSTEVIQSVEARNVTKPADFAARVAAVAQFITLPEAASLASANKRVANILSKQSFTGGSIDPMLLEEEAEHALFLAIQAQQSKLNNSADYSELLASLATLKAPVDEFFDNVMVMADAEKLRNNRLALLQALRELFLTTADISLLAQK from the coding sequence ATGTTAACCAATACCTTACTTGTTGAAATCGGCACAGAAGAACTTCCACCGAAAGCATTAAAAAATCTAGGTTCCAGTTTTGCGCAACATTTTGCTCAAGCAGTTAGCGATGCCGATTTCACCTATAGCGAAATAAAATGGTATGCAGCGCCACGTCGCTTAGCCGTACAATTATTTGATCTTACCGAACAACAACCCGACAAAGTTGTTGAAAAACGTGGTCCAGCGTTGAGCGCAGCATTTGATGCTGACGGTCAACCAACAAAAGCCGCGCTAGGTTGGGCTCGTGGCAATGGCATTGACGTGTCTGAAGCAGAAAGATTAGTTACAGATAAAGGAGAGTGGCTGCTACATAAAGCACAAGTGTCTGGCCAACCGATTGCAGCTCTGATTGAAGATTTAGTTAAACAAGCCGTCGCAAAGTTACCGATTCCAAAACCCATGCGTTGGGGCAGTTCTGATGTTCAGTTTATTCGTCCAGCCCATACTTTCACGGCCATGTATGGTGATAAGGTTTTGCCTGCTACCGTTCTAGATATCACCTCGGGTAATACAATACAAGGTCATCGTTTCCATGGTAAATCACTCTTTACCCTTTCTCATGCAGATGCATATCAAAGCGAATGTGAAGCGCATTATGTCTACCCAGACTTTGCAGCGCGTTGTGCCACCATTGCGGATGGATTAGACGAGCAAGCAGCGTCACTTGGTTTACGTGCAGATTATAATCAAGATTTGCTAGAGGAAATTGCATCACTGGTCGAATATCCTGTTGTCATGCAAGCCTCTTTTGAAGCTCGATTCTTAGAGGTGCCGAAAGAAGCATTAATTTATACGATGAAAGACGACCAAAAATATGTTCCTTTACTGAACGAAGATGGTTCTTTGTCGAATACCTTCTTATTCGTCAGTAACATCGCTTCAAGTGCACCTGAACATGTTATTGAGGGCAATCAAAAAGTCATTCGTCCTCGCCTAGCAGATGCAGAGTTTTTCTTTAATACAGATAAGAAAAAATCACTAGCGGATCGCTTGCCTGAACTGGAAAGTATTTTATTCCAGAAGCAGCTTGGTACTATGGCTGAGAAAGTAAATCGTATTAGTCAACTTGCTGAATTTATTGCCTCAGAAATTGAAACCAATACAGTAGATGCCGCTCGTGCAGGCCTTTTATCTAAAACCGACTTAATGTCGGAAATGGTCATGGAATTTCCTGATGTTCAAGGTGTTATGGGCAAATACTACGCCCTGCACGATGGAGAATCAGAATTGGTTGCGTTAGCCATTGAGGAACAGTATCTACCTCGTGGTGCGGGTGATGTGATTCCTTCTAGCGATGTGTCTGCTTGTGTAGCATTAGCTGATAAACTCGATACCTTAGCGGGTATCTTTGGTATTGGTATGTTACCTAAAGGTGACAAGGATCCATTTGCATTACGTCGTGCTGCGATTGGCGTGCTTCGTATCATTACTGAGCGCAATTATGCTTTAGACATTTCGGTTTTACTTGATAAAGCCATCGCACTTTATGGTGATAAATTATCTCATGCAAACGCGTTACAAGATGCTACAGATTTTGTGATTGCACGTTTCCGAGCCATGTATCAAGACCAAGGCTTCTCCACAGAAGTAATACAATCAGTTGAAGCACGTAATGTAACCAAACCAGCCGATTTTGCTGCACGAGTGGCGGCGGTTGCACAGTTTATTACTTTACCAGAAGCGGCTTCACTTGCCTCTGCAAATAAACGAGTTGCTAATATTTTAAGCAAGCAATCATTTACTGGCGGTTCAATTGATCCAATGTTACTTGAAGAAGAGGCTGAGCACGCCTTGTTCTTAGCGATACAAGCACAGCAGTCTAAACTTAATAATTCAGCTGATTATTCTGAACTGCTAGCGTCTCTTGCCACGTTGAAAGCGCCAGTAGATGAGTTTTTTGATAATGTGATGGTAATGGCTGACGCGGAGAAATTACGCAACAATCGACTTGCCTTATTGCAGGCTTTACGTGAATTATTTTTGACGACTGCAGATATCTCTTTATTAGCACAAAAGTAA
- the yihI gene encoding Der GTPase-activating protein YihI, translating into MAHSKKSRKPGSIGVAKSHTSKPARSKNAPKVKKTKGNQPGSRHSVAQHQQKNVSQSKTDPRIGSKKKIDLTPKQASAPKPVKPKYATPAQELAALEADQRLSALLDQFDSGKVLNNDDQQYLDNCMSRHQILCDLLGINNDAEDEDTNSDDPFAQFDAIDINDFR; encoded by the coding sequence ATGGCACATAGTAAAAAATCACGTAAACCAGGTAGCATAGGTGTTGCCAAATCACACACCAGCAAGCCTGCACGCAGTAAAAACGCTCCCAAAGTTAAAAAAACCAAGGGCAATCAGCCAGGATCTAGACATTCTGTGGCGCAACACCAGCAAAAAAATGTTAGCCAAAGCAAAACTGATCCTCGTATTGGCAGTAAAAAGAAAATAGATTTAACACCTAAACAAGCCTCAGCACCTAAACCAGTGAAGCCAAAATATGCAACACCTGCGCAAGAACTTGCTGCGTTAGAAGCTGATCAAAGATTATCAGCGTTACTCGATCAGTTCGACTCTGGAAAAGTCCTCAATAACGACGACCAACAATATCTGGATAACTGTATGTCTCGCCATCAAATTTTATGTGATTTGCTTGGTATCAATAACGATGCGGAAGATGAGGATACGAATTCTGATGATCCCTTTGCACAGTTTGATGCTATTGATATAAATGATTTTAGATAA
- the glyQ gene encoding glycine--tRNA ligase subunit alpha, with protein MSQYDVKTFQGLILALQDYWARQGCVIIQPLDMEVGAGTFHPMTFLRSLGPEPISSAYVQPCRRPTDGRYGENPNRLQHYYQFQVMLKPSPANIQELYLGSLKELGFDPLVHDIRFVEDNWESPTLGAWGLGWEVWLNGMEVTQFTYFQQVGGIECKPVTGEITYGLERLAMYVQGVDSIYDLVWTEGPFGKVTYGDVFHQNEVEQSAYNFEHADVDALFAAFDQNEKDALHLIEQNLPLPAYEQVMKASHAFNLLDARHAISVTERQRYILRVRTLAKAVAENYYAAREALGFPMCPKDDA; from the coding sequence ATGTCTCAATATGATGTAAAAACTTTTCAAGGCCTCATTCTCGCCTTGCAAGATTATTGGGCACGTCAAGGATGTGTCATTATTCAACCTTTAGATATGGAAGTCGGTGCCGGGACATTTCATCCTATGACATTCTTGCGCTCACTTGGTCCAGAACCAATTTCCAGCGCGTATGTTCAGCCCTGTCGTCGACCGACAGATGGCCGTTATGGCGAAAATCCAAATCGTCTACAACATTACTATCAGTTCCAGGTGATGTTAAAACCCTCCCCGGCTAACATACAAGAATTGTATCTTGGTTCGCTTAAAGAACTAGGCTTTGATCCACTGGTACACGATATTCGTTTTGTTGAAGACAATTGGGAGTCTCCAACCCTTGGGGCGTGGGGCCTAGGCTGGGAAGTTTGGCTTAATGGTATGGAAGTCACTCAGTTTACTTATTTCCAGCAAGTAGGTGGTATTGAGTGCAAACCGGTGACGGGTGAAATTACTTATGGATTAGAGCGCCTAGCGATGTATGTTCAGGGCGTAGATAGTATCTACGACCTCGTTTGGACAGAGGGGCCATTTGGCAAAGTAACCTATGGCGATGTGTTCCACCAGAACGAGGTAGAACAATCGGCATATAACTTCGAGCATGCTGATGTGGACGCGTTGTTTGCTGCATTTGACCAAAACGAAAAAGACGCTCTGCATCTGATAGAGCAAAATCTACCTCTGCCAGCTTACGAGCAAGTTATGAAAGCCTCTCATGCTTTTAACTTGCTCGACGCACGTCATGCTATTTCGGTTACCGAAAGACAACGCTACATATTGCGTGTACGCACCCTCGCCAAAGCGGTAGCAGAGAATTATTATGCGGCGCGAGAAGCGCTAGGTTTCCCAATGTGCCCAAAGGATGATGCCTAA
- a CDS encoding methyltransferase domain-containing protein, which translates to MEPQIERNEYDLHTNQIGDLGYMRFLNKVVPHIAAHFKVAQPISEAWLKNVTEKHANTAITPKYRQPTSNITGIDFGCGKAPALAVQLYELGFTMNVYDKFFAAYTDNLEQEHDFIVSTETIEHIYEAKNTWALWHTMLKSDGCLVVMTQRVKSRDAFATWRYIHDPTHICFYSDNTARFIAQEYGYHLKLIQQDIMLFTR; encoded by the coding sequence GTGGAACCACAAATCGAGCGCAATGAATACGACTTACACACTAATCAAATCGGTGATCTGGGTTACATGCGTTTTCTTAATAAAGTGGTACCGCATATTGCTGCGCATTTCAAAGTTGCGCAACCAATCTCTGAGGCTTGGCTAAAAAACGTTACGGAAAAACACGCCAACACCGCCATCACGCCTAAATATAGACAGCCTACATCTAACATTACTGGCATAGATTTCGGTTGTGGGAAAGCGCCAGCACTTGCAGTACAACTATATGAACTCGGGTTTACGATGAACGTGTATGATAAATTTTTTGCTGCATACACTGACAATCTTGAACAAGAACATGATTTTATTGTCAGTACAGAAACTATTGAGCATATCTATGAAGCTAAAAATACATGGGCTCTGTGGCATACTATGCTCAAATCAGATGGCTGCTTAGTCGTCATGACCCAAAGAGTCAAGAGTCGCGATGCATTTGCCACTTGGCGCTATATTCACGACCCTACTCATATTTGTTTTTATTCAGATAACACAGCACGCTTCATTGCTCAGGAATATGGCTACCATCTCAAGCTGATTCAGCAAGATATCATGTTATTCACTCGGTAA
- the polA gene encoding DNA polymerase I has product MSDSPAPFILVDGSSYLFRAFHGMPPMSNSQGQATHAIYGVINMLKSLLNTYQPTHIGVVFDAKGKTFRDDIYPEYKANRPPMPDDLRSQIAPLHAIIKAMGLPLLVEENVEADDVIGTLCKKASAKGIPTLVSTGDKDMAQLVNEHVTLVNTMTNVVMDPAGVVEKFGVGPELIIDLLALQGDKVDNIPGVPGVGAKSALGLLQGIGGIEDIYNNLDQIQTLAFRGAKTLAPKMLQYEKEARLSYELATIAVDLDLPYEVTDLDIKAPDNDALAELYQTYEFKRWYKEVSGDNFTPKVTSPVIAVTSPDTTHADTSTPTVPTVEQPPINRDAYEVVLSEAHLQQWIERCEQAPLFAIDTETTSLHYREAEIVGISLCVGPNQACYIPVAHDYPGAPEQLPREQVLAQLKPLLENPKPQKIGHNIKYDQNVLANYDIALGGVTFDTMLESYALNSVQKHNMDDLSLSQLGHETIKYEDIAGKGAKALTFNQIDLEVAAPYAAEDADITYRLHQVLWPQLVATPALANVAHKLEVPLSNVLAQMEQNGVLIDSQRLAQHSQALAVRIMELEKHVHELAGESFNLGSPKQLQHILFEKMGLPVVKKTPKGAPSTAEEVLQELAMQYELPAAIMEFRGLTKLKNTYTDKLPQMIDHRSGRVHTSYQQAVAATGRLSSTEPNLQNIPIRNEEGRKVRKAFIARPGYKVVAADYSQIELRIMAHLSQDEGLLNAFSKGLDVHRATAAEVFGVALEDVATEQRRAAKAINFGLIYGMSAFGLAKQLNIPRGEAGQYINTYFERYPGVKHYMESTREAAKITGYVETVYGRRLYLPAIKSSNGAQRAGAERAAINAPMQGTAADIIKLSMLAVADYIKQLDNQDVYMLMQVHDELVFEIKEDSLDTHVPNIIRIMENAVSLSVPLIVEADVGDNWDEAH; this is encoded by the coding sequence ATGTCAGACAGTCCTGCTCCATTCATTCTTGTCGATGGTTCATCTTACCTATTCCGCGCATTTCACGGCATGCCGCCAATGTCCAACTCGCAAGGGCAAGCCACTCATGCCATTTATGGTGTGATCAACATGCTCAAAAGTCTTCTAAACACTTATCAGCCAACGCATATTGGGGTGGTTTTTGATGCCAAAGGTAAAACATTCCGCGATGACATTTATCCTGAATACAAAGCGAACCGACCTCCTATGCCAGATGACTTGCGTAGTCAAATTGCGCCATTACATGCAATTATAAAAGCAATGGGGTTACCCTTGTTAGTAGAAGAGAACGTTGAAGCAGATGATGTGATTGGCACCTTGTGTAAAAAAGCCTCGGCCAAGGGGATCCCAACTCTTGTAAGTACGGGTGACAAAGATATGGCACAGTTGGTTAATGAGCACGTTACTCTAGTCAATACCATGACCAATGTCGTGATGGATCCAGCTGGCGTTGTTGAAAAGTTTGGCGTTGGTCCAGAACTCATTATTGATTTATTAGCGTTACAAGGTGATAAGGTCGACAACATTCCTGGAGTCCCTGGGGTAGGAGCCAAATCTGCATTAGGTCTATTGCAGGGTATTGGTGGGATTGAAGATATTTACAACAACTTAGATCAAATTCAGACGTTGGCGTTTCGCGGGGCCAAAACACTTGCACCTAAAATGTTGCAGTATGAAAAAGAAGCAAGATTGTCATACGAGCTTGCCACGATCGCGGTGGATCTTGACCTACCTTACGAAGTGACCGATTTAGATATCAAAGCACCGGATAATGATGCGCTTGCTGAGCTATATCAGACATATGAATTCAAGCGCTGGTACAAGGAAGTCAGTGGTGACAATTTCACTCCAAAAGTAACCTCACCAGTAATCGCAGTGACTTCACCAGATACCACCCATGCCGATACGTCTACTCCGACCGTACCAACGGTAGAGCAACCACCAATCAATCGCGATGCGTATGAAGTGGTATTAAGTGAAGCACACTTACAACAGTGGATTGAGCGCTGTGAGCAAGCGCCTTTATTTGCCATTGATACGGAAACCACATCATTGCATTATCGCGAAGCTGAAATAGTTGGTATTTCTTTGTGTGTTGGTCCCAATCAAGCCTGCTACATACCCGTTGCGCATGATTATCCTGGAGCCCCGGAGCAATTGCCAAGAGAGCAAGTGTTAGCACAGTTAAAGCCATTACTGGAAAACCCCAAGCCACAGAAAATCGGCCACAACATCAAATACGATCAAAATGTACTGGCCAATTACGACATCGCTCTAGGCGGTGTCACCTTTGATACCATGCTGGAGTCGTATGCACTCAATAGTGTACAAAAACACAACATGGATGATTTGTCGTTGAGCCAGCTTGGTCATGAAACCATTAAGTATGAAGATATTGCCGGTAAAGGCGCGAAAGCCTTAACGTTTAATCAGATTGATTTAGAGGTAGCTGCACCTTATGCTGCAGAAGATGCGGATATTACGTATCGCTTACATCAAGTACTCTGGCCTCAGCTGGTTGCCACTCCAGCACTAGCGAATGTGGCACACAAACTCGAAGTGCCATTGTCTAATGTACTTGCGCAAATGGAACAAAACGGTGTGTTGATCGACTCACAGCGCCTAGCTCAACACTCTCAAGCGTTGGCAGTTCGGATCATGGAGCTCGAAAAACACGTACATGAACTGGCTGGTGAATCATTTAATTTAGGCTCTCCCAAGCAACTTCAGCATATCTTATTTGAAAAGATGGGGCTGCCCGTTGTCAAAAAGACTCCTAAAGGTGCCCCATCTACCGCTGAAGAAGTACTTCAAGAACTGGCTATGCAGTATGAACTGCCAGCAGCCATTATGGAGTTTCGTGGCTTAACCAAGCTCAAAAACACGTATACCGATAAATTACCACAGATGATCGACCATCGCAGTGGGCGTGTGCACACCTCATATCAGCAGGCCGTGGCAGCAACTGGTCGCTTATCTTCCACGGAACCTAATCTGCAAAACATACCCATCCGCAATGAGGAAGGACGCAAAGTGCGCAAAGCCTTTATTGCTCGTCCAGGTTACAAAGTGGTTGCGGCAGACTATTCACAAATTGAATTGCGGATCATGGCGCATTTATCACAAGACGAAGGGTTGTTGAATGCGTTTTCCAAAGGGCTTGATGTGCATAGGGCTACAGCTGCCGAAGTATTTGGCGTGGCTTTAGAGGACGTTGCAACCGAACAACGTCGTGCGGCAAAAGCCATAAACTTTGGTTTGATCTACGGTATGTCCGCATTTGGACTGGCTAAACAACTCAATATTCCGCGTGGTGAAGCTGGTCAATACATCAACACCTATTTCGAGCGCTATCCGGGTGTAAAACATTACATGGAATCGACACGGGAAGCGGCAAAAATTACAGGTTATGTGGAAACAGTTTACGGCAGACGTTTATACTTACCAGCCATCAAATCCTCCAATGGCGCACAACGAGCAGGAGCTGAACGTGCGGCAATCAATGCACCCATGCAAGGAACTGCTGCGGATATTATTAAATTATCGATGCTCGCGGTGGCCGATTACATCAAGCAATTAGACAACCAAGACGTCTACATGTTAATGCAAGTACACGATGAACTAGTGTTTGAAATCAAAGAGGATTCACTTGATACGCACGTTCCTAACATTATTCGAATTATGGAGAATGCCGTATCGCTCTCTGTCCCCTTGATTGTGGAGGCCGACGTGGGTGATAACTGGGACGAAGCCCATTAA
- a CDS encoding DUF2489 domain-containing protein translates to MLEVGIVLGLLIILGLGFYAGKLLFQLKQQNSKQAKMRTERIENIMVSVRTIAMAMAQQQCDLSEGVIRLTNLLNALPILPAPDFRKEYPAIYTLHDEIAQFATHEKRSALSKKERRLEDKAREAIEAQYESKIMDEVERLQKYYPQP, encoded by the coding sequence GTGCTTGAAGTTGGTATCGTATTGGGCTTACTGATCATCTTAGGATTGGGCTTTTATGCCGGTAAGTTGTTATTTCAACTCAAACAACAAAACAGCAAACAAGCTAAAATGCGTACCGAACGTATCGAAAACATAATGGTTTCAGTGCGCACAATTGCTATGGCCATGGCACAGCAACAATGTGACCTGTCTGAAGGCGTAATACGCTTAACGAACTTGTTAAATGCTTTACCAATATTACCTGCACCAGATTTTCGGAAAGAATACCCAGCCATTTATACATTACATGATGAAATTGCACAGTTTGCTACCCATGAGAAACGTTCGGCACTGAGCAAAAAAGAAAGACGTTTAGAAGACAAGGCAAGAGAAGCTATCGAAGCGCAATACGAAAGTAAAATTATGGATGAGGTTGAACGGCTACAAAAATATTATCCACAACCATAA